Proteins from one Fragaria vesca subsp. vesca linkage group LG6, FraVesHawaii_1.0, whole genome shotgun sequence genomic window:
- the LOC101304904 gene encoding wall-associated receptor kinase-like 1-like — protein sequence MSSAICNFWFIYIAISFLILDKSDAAELSDQFIPTAKPNCQQFCGDVSIPYPFGIGPDKDCYFNNWYQIDCNEFTKYKPVLRLTGLEVLSISIDGTLRVNNPVTFYGLKEKEIGGCMSTCDDHTTASCVGINCCQVILPPYLTAIATEIIQYEDISTGHNYAFLIEQEWFLNNFSSFRAIHNVKSVPVVLDWSFVLENNSSLFKTFERFIANTYPISLDVSASFHINWAALASMDEHGSTPYCRKYDATTSSANNMSMLQCSCPAGFQGNPYLLQPCQDVDECQDPDQCKGTSPGIWQSMDAKCQNFVGGYECYSNITSYACKYYASGGSLCYSYKSRKPRTSRIKPIISGVGLFLLLIGVWCLLQVRKKRKNIQCKAMFFKRNGGLLLEQQLSSSDFNIEKIKLFKFKELEKSTDNFNIDRVVGRGGQGTVYKGMLADGRIVAIKKSEIVDEEKRSEFINELVILSQINHRNVVRVLGCCLETEVPFLVYEFIPNGTLSQYIAEQIKEFQLTWKMRLQIATEIAGALSYLHSAASFPIYHRDIKSTNILLDEKYSAKLVDFGTSKLVSVDRTHMTTLLRGTCGYLDPEYFQSNQFTDKSDVYSFGVVLVELLTGQNPISTKKRSQLKEYKSLTTYFINAIEEDRLFEVVDPQVSRHESRREIMIVAQLAKRCLNLKGKKRPTMREVTTELEAIQFQMSKNNF from the exons ATGAGTAGTGCAATATGCAATTTCTGGTTCATATATATTGCGATTTCCTTTCTAATATTAGACAAAAGTGACGCAGCAGAATTATCAGATCAATTTATACCGACGGCAAAGCCTAATTGCCAACAGTTCTGCGGAGATGTGAGCATCCCATACCCTTTTGGGATCGGACCTGATAAAGACTGTTACTTCAACAACTGGTATCAAATAGACTGCAACGAGTTTACCAAATACAAGCCTGTCTTGAGGCTTACCGGACTGGAGGTTCTGAGCATTTCTATCGATGGCACGCTTCGTGTTAACAACCCTGTTACTTTCTATGGCCTCAAAGAAAAGGAGA TTGGTGGGTGCATGTCAACATGTGATGATCACACAACTGCTAGCTGCGTCGGTATCAACTGTTGCCAGGTTATACTTCCCCCATATCTCACTGCAATTGCTACTGAGATCATACAATATGAAGATATATCCACAGGTCACAACTATGCCTTCCTCATCGAGCAGGAATGGTTCTTGAATAATTTTTCGAGCTTTCGAGCTATACATAATGTGAAGAGCGTCCCAGTGGTGCTGGATTGGAGCTTCGTTTTAGAAAATAATAGTTCATTGTTCAAAACTTTTGAACGATTCATTGCTAACACTTATCCGATCAGTCTTGACGTCTCAGCATCCTTTCATATAAATTGGGCTGCACTTGCCTCCATGGACGAGCATGGCTCAACACCCTATTGCAGAAAATATGACGCCACCACTTCTTCGGCAAATAACATGTCAATGCTTCAATGTTCCTGTCCGGCTGGCTTTCAAGGAAATCCTTATCTTCTCCAACCTTGTCAAG ATGTTGATGAATGCCAGGACCCTGATCAATGTAAAGGTACCTCTCCTGGTATATGGCAATCTATGGACGCTAAATGTCAAAATTTTGTTGGAGGGTATGAATGCTACTCAAACATAACGAGTTATGCATGCAAGTATTATGCAAGTGGTGGTTCTTTGTGCTACTCGTACAAAAGTAGAAAGCCTCGGACCTCTAGAATCAAACCTATTATTTCTG GTGTGGGACTATTCTTACTACTCATCGGTGTATGGTGCCTATTGCAAGTCAGAAAGAAAAGAAAAAACATTCAGTGCAAGGCAATGTTTTTCAAACGAAATGGTGGTTTACTGCTGGAACAACAATTATCCTCAAGTGATTTTAATATTGAGAAAATCAAGTTGTTCAAATTCAAGGAGCTAGAGAAGTCCACCGATAATTTCAATATTGATAGAGTTGTTGGCCGAGGTGGTCAAGGTACTGTTTATAAAGGTATGCTTGCAGATGGAAGAATCGTTGCGATAAAAAAGTCTGAGATAGTTGATGAAGAAAAACGATCAGAATTCATTAATGAACTTGTCATTCTATCTCAAATCAACCACAGAAATGTGGTTAGAGTATTGGGTTGTTGTTTGGAGACTGAGGTTCCTTTTTTGGTTTATGAATTCATACCAAATGGAACTCTATCGCAGTATATCGCAGAGCAGATCAAAGAGTTTCAACTTACATGGAAAATGCGCCTACAAATTGCCACAGAAATTGCAGGTGCTCTTTCATACTTACACTCTGCAGCTTCATTTCCCATTTATCATAGAGACATCAAGTCTACAAATATATTGTTAGATGAAAAGTATAGTGCAAAACTTGTCGACTTTGGAACTTCAAAACTAGTTTCTGTCGATCGGACTCATATGACTACACTTCTACGAGGCACATGTGGCTATTTGGACCCTGAATACTTCCAATCAAATCAGTTTACAGACAAAAGTGATGTCTATAGTTTTGGAGTCGTTCTTGTCGAGCTCTTGACTGGGCAAAACCCAATTTCGACAAAGAAAAGATCACAATTAAAGGAGTATAAAAGTTTGACAACATATTTCATTAATGCAATCGAAGAAGATCGTCTTTTTGAAGTTGTTGATCCTCAGGTTTCCAGACATGAATCTAGAAGAGAGATTATGATAGTTGCTCAGCTTGCAAAGAGATGCTTGAATTTGAAAGGAAAGAAACGTCCTACAATGAGAGAGGTGACAACAGAGTTGGAGGCCATCCAATTCCAAATGTCCAAGAATAACTTCTAA